A window of Raineyella sp. W15-4 contains these coding sequences:
- a CDS encoding DNA-processing protein DprA: MASLSDVASDERTARMVLSMLVEPNDPVTGRILSRLGAVETLWLAEHDGAVGGLSPVDAQVWRDHLSAPGATELTARIDQVQQSGVRALIPGDSDWPTAVDDLGEVAPYVLWTRGASSFLSRPVSDLVTITGARACTSYGEYVAGELASSVAADERVVVAGGAYGIEGASHQAALAAGGDTIAIFANGVDRPYPVGHRDLLDRVADVGLLVSEVPPGAVPTRHRVIARARLMAALSSASVIVEAGARSGSLLVAQRATELGRRVGAVPGPVTSAASVGPHRLLRDGIASLVADTSDLTKLVERCQVSRERLDREHVRLPSPAPTRTL; this comes from the coding sequence ATGGCCAGTTTGAGTGATGTCGCGAGCGACGAGCGCACCGCGAGGATGGTGCTGTCGATGCTCGTCGAGCCCAACGACCCGGTGACAGGACGCATCTTGTCCAGGCTCGGAGCAGTCGAAACGCTTTGGCTGGCTGAACACGACGGTGCAGTAGGCGGGCTGAGCCCGGTGGACGCGCAGGTCTGGCGCGACCACCTCAGCGCGCCAGGCGCAACGGAACTGACCGCGCGCATCGACCAGGTGCAGCAATCGGGCGTTCGCGCGCTCATCCCAGGCGATAGCGATTGGCCCACCGCCGTCGATGATCTCGGTGAAGTCGCCCCCTACGTTCTGTGGACTCGCGGCGCGTCGTCCTTCCTCTCGCGCCCGGTGAGCGATCTTGTCACGATCACAGGCGCTCGGGCCTGTACCTCCTATGGCGAATACGTCGCCGGGGAACTCGCCAGCTCCGTTGCCGCCGACGAACGAGTTGTCGTCGCGGGAGGCGCCTACGGGATCGAGGGCGCGTCGCACCAGGCCGCGCTCGCCGCAGGTGGCGACACGATCGCCATCTTCGCCAACGGAGTTGATCGCCCGTACCCTGTCGGCCATCGCGACCTGCTCGATCGCGTCGCCGATGTCGGCCTTCTCGTTAGCGAGGTTCCGCCCGGTGCCGTTCCAACCCGACACCGGGTCATCGCCCGCGCACGACTGATGGCTGCGCTGTCCTCCGCGTCGGTCATCGTCGAGGCGGGCGCGCGATCAGGGTCACTGCTGGTTGCCCAGCGGGCCACCGAGCTCGGCCGACGTGTCGGTGCCGTCCCCGGTCCAGTCACGAGCGCCGCGAGTGTTGGGCCGCATCGTTTGCTGCGCGATGGCATCGCGTCCTTGGTGGCGGACACTTCGGACCTCACCAAGCTGGTGGAACGGTGCCAGGTGTCACGAGAGCGACTCGACAGGGAGCATGTCCGTCTGCCTTCGCCTGCTCCGACTCGCACGCTCTAG
- a CDS encoding CPBP family intramembrane glutamic endopeptidase, protein MAYPSNQPDPDSRTDKTSPAPPVTYAEQLSCQAGRPAALLGILIAFAFYFTLTPWISLAITAVSHYVTAPDVPFTDFQSYAASYQIPTGLAANGIAIAGLLLCCWLLMTRLHRAPLGQLSSVEQRLRRGYLGICLGIATILILGGSLLVGYLQSQPFQFAPQPQWWSFLVVVAIVTPWQAAAEEYLFRGYLLQSMTRLTANPWIGAAASSLVFASLHGVQNAALFVDRLAFGLLASTLVILTGGLEAGIAAHIINNVGAYSIAAMTSSIAQLRATQAISWTDALTNITIFAAFATAATLVIRLHRLPTRMDNADAS, encoded by the coding sequence ATGGCTTATCCCAGCAATCAGCCGGACCCAGACAGCAGGACGGACAAGACCTCGCCCGCGCCGCCGGTCACCTACGCTGAGCAGCTCAGCTGCCAAGCAGGACGACCCGCAGCGCTGCTCGGCATCCTCATCGCGTTCGCGTTCTACTTCACTCTCACGCCATGGATCTCGCTGGCGATCACCGCCGTCTCCCACTACGTGACAGCACCCGACGTGCCTTTCACCGACTTTCAGAGTTATGCCGCCAGCTACCAGATACCCACCGGACTCGCGGCGAACGGCATCGCCATCGCCGGGCTGCTCCTGTGCTGCTGGCTCCTGATGACCCGACTCCACCGTGCCCCGCTTGGACAACTCTCCTCGGTGGAACAACGTCTGCGCCGCGGCTATCTCGGGATATGTCTCGGGATAGCGACCATCCTCATCCTTGGCGGGAGCTTGCTGGTCGGCTACCTCCAAAGCCAGCCCTTCCAGTTCGCGCCGCAGCCGCAGTGGTGGAGCTTCCTTGTCGTCGTGGCAATCGTCACCCCGTGGCAGGCCGCAGCCGAAGAGTACCTCTTCCGCGGCTACCTACTACAGTCGATGACCAGACTCACCGCCAACCCCTGGATCGGGGCCGCCGCATCGTCACTCGTGTTTGCCTCACTCCATGGCGTCCAGAACGCCGCACTGTTCGTAGACAGACTCGCTTTCGGGCTGCTCGCCTCGACCCTCGTGATCCTCACCGGCGGTCTCGAAGCAGGCATCGCGGCTCACATCATCAACAATGTCGGCGCCTACTCCATCGCCGCAATGACCTCCAGCATCGCGCAACTCCGGGCAACGCAGGCGATCTCATGGACCGACGCCCTCACAAACATCACCATCTTCGCCGCCTTCGCCACGGCGGCGACACTCGTCATACGACTACACCGGCTACCCACGAGGATGGATAACGCGGACGCGTCATAG
- a CDS encoding sodium:proton exchanger, translating to MLALIAVLPEYAVDLYYAYRSGSDPSYLHFAAANMTGSNRLLLGFGWPLVVVVALVVARRQARRDDAPTPNALELPVASRRDVGFLAILGLVAFVIPLIGSIPLWFGVGLIVVFGLHLWRAAQTYDADQEEFVGAAALIAGLDARPRRILVVAMFLVSGAVILISAEPFADALVASGSALGIDSYFLVQWLAPLASEAPEFIIAVMFAARGKGVAAIGTLIASKVNQWSLLVGSLPVAHFLGGGPSSLALDSRQVEEFTLTATQTLLGVAIILALRFHWWSAIGLAALFGVQFLITDTTGRYVLSAIHLALTIGFLVAHRHSILPTLVAPFHEQPAVDQDEPKTVMDTHA from the coding sequence TTGCTGGCACTGATCGCAGTTCTCCCGGAGTATGCCGTAGACCTGTACTACGCCTACCGCTCCGGTTCCGATCCGTCCTACCTCCACTTCGCGGCCGCGAACATGACCGGCTCGAACCGGCTGCTACTCGGCTTCGGCTGGCCCCTCGTCGTGGTCGTCGCACTCGTCGTCGCGCGCCGCCAGGCACGCCGGGACGATGCACCCACCCCCAATGCGCTGGAGCTGCCTGTTGCCAGCCGACGAGACGTCGGCTTCCTCGCTATCCTCGGGCTCGTCGCGTTCGTGATCCCGCTCATCGGGAGCATCCCGCTGTGGTTCGGGGTCGGTCTCATCGTCGTGTTCGGCCTCCATCTATGGCGAGCCGCGCAGACCTACGACGCTGACCAGGAGGAGTTCGTAGGCGCGGCAGCGCTGATTGCCGGGCTTGACGCCCGACCGAGGCGCATTCTCGTCGTGGCGATGTTCCTCGTCTCCGGGGCGGTGATCCTGATCTCAGCCGAACCGTTCGCCGATGCACTAGTCGCCTCAGGCTCGGCGCTCGGCATCGACAGCTACTTTCTGGTTCAGTGGCTCGCCCCGCTAGCCTCGGAGGCCCCGGAGTTCATCATCGCGGTGATGTTCGCCGCCCGCGGCAAAGGTGTGGCTGCCATCGGCACGCTGATCGCATCCAAGGTCAACCAGTGGAGCCTGCTGGTCGGCTCACTGCCCGTGGCGCACTTCCTGGGCGGTGGACCCAGTTCGCTGGCTCTAGACAGCCGCCAAGTCGAGGAGTTCACCTTGACGGCCACCCAGACGCTGCTCGGGGTGGCAATCATCCTCGCGCTGCGGTTCCACTGGTGGTCCGCGATCGGGCTCGCCGCGCTCTTCGGCGTCCAGTTCCTCATCACTGACACCACCGGACGGTACGTGCTGAGCGCCATCCACCTCGCCCTCACCATCGGCTTCCTCGTCGCTCATCGACACAGCATCCTCCCCACACTCGTCGCGCCCTTCCACGAGCAGCCCGCAGTCGATCAAGACGAGCCGAAGACCGTTATGGACACCCACGCCTAG
- the cmtR gene encoding Cd(II)/Pb(II)-sensing metalloregulatory transcriptional regulator CmtR produces MLTLASRLDVMNRLGRAMADPTRSRILLQLLEAPGYPARLSESLGLTRTNVSNHLACLRGCGLVVATPEGRQTRYEIADPHLTRALELLVEAVVAYDDGVSCVNEDCDVPLCCGPGAGRTGEAR; encoded by the coding sequence GTGCTGACTCTTGCTTCCCGGTTGGACGTGATGAATCGGTTGGGCCGGGCGATGGCCGATCCGACCCGTTCGCGGATTCTGCTCCAGTTGCTGGAGGCGCCGGGGTACCCGGCTCGGTTGTCGGAGTCACTGGGCCTGACCCGCACCAATGTGTCGAACCATCTGGCCTGCCTGCGCGGCTGCGGATTGGTGGTGGCAACGCCCGAGGGCCGGCAGACGCGGTACGAGATCGCTGACCCGCATCTGACGCGAGCGCTGGAGTTGCTGGTGGAGGCGGTGGTCGCCTACGACGACGGCGTGTCCTGTGTGAATGAGGACTGTGACGTGCCGTTGTGCTGTGGCCCGGGTGCTGGCAGGACGGGAGAGGCCCGGTGA
- a CDS encoding sulfate permease, which yields MIRLLWTASAEVRYFLRRYMPSNVLLDLIRTRKGLKWGMPAMLLAGPYLAIAFWCTTLIENGRPGWLHLVVLLCIWNALKMLAIGPVSVVLLARARAHEYRAQRQQQELSEGVPLGELARSSR from the coding sequence ATGATCCGCCTACTGTGGACAGCCAGCGCCGAGGTCCGCTATTTCCTGCGTCGCTACATGCCGAGCAACGTCCTGCTCGACCTGATCCGCACCAGGAAGGGGCTGAAGTGGGGCATGCCAGCGATGCTGCTCGCCGGCCCATATCTGGCCATCGCCTTCTGGTGCACCACACTCATCGAGAACGGCCGCCCAGGATGGCTCCACCTCGTGGTCCTGCTCTGCATCTGGAACGCTCTCAAGATGCTGGCCATCGGCCCCGTGAGTGTCGTTCTCCTCGCAAGGGCTCGTGCCCATGAGTATCGCGCGCAGCGGCAGCAGCAGGAGCTCTCCGAGGGTGTGCCACTGGGTGAGCTCGCTCGAAGCTCTCGCTGA
- the mobF gene encoding MobF family relaxase, producing MTVSMRVMSAGDGYKYLLKTVAAADGNRPLSTPLTRYYMEEGTPPGRWLGAGVAALGKGEIQVGDRVSEHQLQLLMGTGCDPITGDKLGLGFAAYKNQEQRIEARIADLEPTMTPGAKGEAVAQIVAEETARSTRRAVAGFDFTFSIPKSASVLWAVADAGVQALIAEAHHRAVAEVVAFMEREVAATRTGATAGDGAVAQVDVTGLIATAFDHFDSRAGDPHLHTHVVISNKAKTVLDGKWRSLDGRPMHTAVVALSELHEAVFADHMTRTFGVSWEAREMGRDHNPAWAITGVPEELIAEFSTRARHINAETDRLIAKYVAAHGRRPTPAAIMKLRAQATLATRPEKQVRSLADLTVEWRERATKSLGRDATTWAREVTDNDKPLLLRADDVPLDVIGEIGRSVVEVVGEKRSTWRRWNLMAEASRQTMGWRFATMHDREAIVAMVADAAEFASLRLTPPELAASPVVFRRPDGTSVFRPKSSTVFTSEAQLAAEDRLLERAANLGGPTVPLSTIEKITRRPDADGRMLGDDQADALTRIAVSGRMLDVLVGPAGAGKTTAMNALRRAWEAEHGSGSVVGLAPSAVAAQVLADDLGIATENTAKWWQNHLLHGTTFEAGQLVIIDEASLAGTLSLDRLTHLAQDAGAKVLLVGDYAQLQSVDAGGAFAMIARDRADTPELVDVHRFTHAWEKTASLELRHGRTAAIDTYLAHQRVTDGDGEAMTDAAYNAWRADRDAGLVSVLIAETHEDVTTLNRRARADLILNKTLNPDREVELRDGTAAGVGDTIITRRNNRNLRTLTGRDWVRNGDIWTVTAVGDDGTITIARDYGTGTTVRDDGTIRARRRGRRFGGSIVLPTSYVAEHVDLGYAVTAYRAQGITTDTAHVLVEPTSTRETFYVAMTRGRHANHAYVTLDRSDDHAQPHPGDDPHATARSVLYGVLQHSGAELSAHETIVAEQEQWGSIAQLAAEYETIAAAAQHDRWAALVRCSGLTDEQAESAIESEAFGPLAAELRRAEANHHNLDALLPRLVAARGFDDADDIAAVLHYRVERTTARPAGSGRTRKPARLIAGLIPQAHGVIDVEMRAALDEREELIEARADATLEAALAEGAPWTKTLGTPPTDRRRATTWRKAARVVAAYRDRYRITDDAPIGAPPESAAQKIDAARARSALDKVRQLVADESRQAEVDLQAVRRDQPGPGRSI from the coding sequence ATGACGGTTTCGATGCGCGTGATGTCGGCAGGTGACGGCTACAAGTACCTGCTCAAGACCGTCGCGGCAGCCGACGGCAACAGGCCGCTCTCGACGCCGCTTACCCGCTACTACATGGAAGAAGGCACACCGCCCGGCCGCTGGCTCGGCGCAGGCGTAGCGGCCCTCGGCAAGGGCGAGATTCAGGTGGGCGACCGAGTATCGGAACACCAACTCCAGCTCCTCATGGGCACAGGCTGTGATCCGATCACCGGCGACAAGCTCGGCCTGGGCTTCGCGGCATACAAGAACCAGGAGCAGCGAATCGAAGCGCGGATCGCCGACCTCGAACCGACCATGACCCCCGGCGCCAAGGGAGAGGCCGTCGCGCAGATCGTTGCCGAGGAGACAGCCCGAAGTACACGGCGTGCTGTGGCGGGCTTCGACTTCACCTTCTCGATCCCGAAGTCCGCGAGCGTGTTGTGGGCAGTCGCCGACGCCGGGGTACAAGCACTCATCGCCGAGGCGCATCATCGCGCGGTTGCGGAGGTGGTTGCGTTCATGGAACGCGAGGTTGCAGCCACGCGCACGGGCGCAACCGCCGGAGACGGCGCGGTTGCGCAGGTCGATGTCACCGGGCTCATCGCGACCGCCTTCGATCACTTCGACTCCCGCGCCGGCGACCCCCACCTCCACACGCACGTCGTCATCAGCAACAAGGCCAAGACCGTCCTCGACGGCAAATGGCGCTCGCTCGACGGCAGACCCATGCACACCGCCGTCGTCGCGCTCTCCGAACTCCACGAAGCCGTGTTCGCCGACCACATGACACGCACCTTCGGCGTCTCATGGGAGGCCCGAGAGATGGGCCGCGACCACAACCCTGCATGGGCGATCACTGGAGTGCCCGAGGAACTGATCGCCGAGTTCTCTACCCGCGCGCGTCACATCAACGCCGAGACCGATCGCCTCATCGCCAAGTACGTCGCAGCGCACGGACGACGCCCGACACCAGCGGCGATCATGAAATTGCGAGCTCAAGCCACACTCGCGACTCGGCCCGAGAAGCAGGTTCGGTCCTTGGCTGACCTCACCGTCGAATGGCGGGAGCGCGCCACGAAGTCGTTGGGGCGGGATGCGACGACGTGGGCGCGCGAGGTGACCGACAACGACAAGCCGCTCCTGCTGCGTGCCGACGACGTACCGCTCGATGTCATTGGCGAGATTGGGCGTTCGGTCGTCGAGGTGGTCGGTGAGAAGCGCTCGACCTGGCGACGCTGGAATCTCATGGCCGAGGCATCCCGGCAGACGATGGGCTGGCGCTTCGCCACCATGCACGACCGGGAAGCCATCGTCGCCATGGTTGCCGATGCCGCCGAGTTCGCTTCGCTTCGCTTGACCCCGCCCGAACTCGCCGCCTCGCCCGTCGTGTTCCGTCGTCCCGACGGCACCTCGGTGTTCCGACCGAAAAGCTCGACGGTGTTCACCTCCGAGGCCCAGCTCGCGGCCGAGGACAGACTCCTCGAACGAGCCGCCAACCTCGGCGGGCCGACGGTGCCGCTGTCAACCATTGAGAAGATCACGCGCAGACCCGATGCGGACGGTCGGATGCTCGGCGACGACCAGGCCGACGCCTTGACCCGGATCGCGGTGTCGGGACGGATGCTCGACGTACTGGTCGGTCCCGCCGGGGCGGGCAAGACTACCGCCATGAACGCGCTCCGCCGCGCATGGGAAGCCGAGCACGGCTCCGGTTCCGTCGTCGGTCTCGCGCCGTCAGCGGTTGCTGCTCAGGTTCTCGCTGACGATCTCGGGATCGCGACCGAGAACACGGCGAAGTGGTGGCAGAACCACCTTCTCCACGGCACCACGTTCGAGGCGGGCCAGCTCGTCATCATCGACGAAGCCTCCCTCGCTGGCACCCTGTCACTGGACCGCCTCACCCACCTCGCCCAGGACGCTGGCGCGAAGGTGCTGCTGGTCGGCGACTACGCCCAACTGCAATCCGTGGATGCGGGCGGTGCGTTCGCGATGATCGCCAGAGACCGGGCCGACACCCCCGAACTGGTCGATGTTCACCGCTTCACCCACGCCTGGGAGAAGACCGCCTCGCTCGAGCTGCGTCACGGGCGCACGGCGGCTATCGACACCTACCTCGCTCACCAGCGCGTCACCGACGGCGATGGCGAGGCCATGACCGATGCCGCCTACAACGCCTGGCGCGCCGACCGCGACGCAGGACTGGTCTCGGTACTGATCGCCGAAACCCACGAAGACGTGACCACGCTGAACCGTCGCGCCCGAGCAGACCTGATCCTCAACAAGACGCTGAACCCCGACCGTGAAGTCGAGCTGCGCGACGGCACCGCCGCAGGCGTCGGCGACACCATCATCACGCGACGCAACAACCGGAACCTACGCACCCTGACCGGGCGTGACTGGGTGCGCAACGGCGACATCTGGACCGTCACCGCCGTCGGCGACGACGGGACCATCACCATCGCACGCGACTACGGAACCGGCACCACTGTGCGCGACGACGGAACCATCAGGGCTCGCAGGCGTGGACGCAGGTTCGGCGGCAGTATCGTGCTTCCAACGTCGTATGTGGCCGAGCATGTCGATCTCGGCTACGCAGTCACCGCGTACCGCGCCCAAGGCATCACGACCGACACCGCGCACGTCCTGGTCGAACCGACCTCGACGAGAGAGACCTTCTACGTCGCGATGACCCGAGGACGGCACGCAAACCACGCCTACGTGACCCTCGACCGCTCCGACGACCATGCCCAGCCGCACCCTGGCGACGACCCGCATGCCACCGCGCGAAGCGTGCTCTACGGAGTTCTGCAGCACAGCGGTGCCGAACTCTCGGCGCACGAGACCATCGTCGCCGAGCAGGAGCAGTGGGGCTCGATCGCCCAGCTCGCCGCCGAGTACGAGACCATTGCCGCCGCAGCCCAACACGACCGCTGGGCTGCCCTCGTCCGCTGCTCCGGGCTCACCGACGAACAGGCCGAGAGCGCCATCGAATCCGAAGCATTCGGCCCCCTTGCCGCTGAACTTCGCCGCGCCGAGGCCAACCACCACAACCTTGATGCGCTCTTGCCGCGCCTCGTGGCCGCGCGAGGATTCGATGACGCCGACGACATCGCCGCCGTCCTCCACTACAGGGTCGAGCGGACGACCGCACGTCCAGCAGGCTCAGGCCGGACTCGCAAGCCAGCCCGACTCATCGCCGGCCTCATCCCGCAGGCGCACGGCGTCATCGACGTCGAGATGCGAGCCGCTCTCGACGAGCGAGAGGAACTTATCGAGGCACGCGCCGACGCCACACTCGAAGCCGCACTTGCCGAGGGTGCACCGTGGACGAAGACACTTGGAACGCCGCCCACCGACCGACGACGAGCCACGACCTGGCGCAAGGCCGCCCGCGTAGTCGCGGCCTACCGAGACCGGTACCGCATCACCGACGACGCGCCCATCGGTGCCCCGCCCGAGTCGGCCGCGCAGAAGATCGACGCCGCCCGAGCGCGCTCCGCGCTCGACAAGGTACGTCAGCTGGTCGCTGATGAGAGCCGTCAGGCAGAGGTCGATCTCCAGGCCGTCAGGCGCGACCAGCCCGGGCCTGGGCGCAGCATCTGA
- a CDS encoding cytochrome c biogenesis CcdA family protein encodes MIPLELGDWIRQAVGGSVALGLPIALLAGLVSFFSPCVLPLLPGYLSYATGMGAADITTGQSAKGVAGRGRVLLGTLGFVGGFAAVFVATGALMGSVGAALFAWQRPLMVAAGVLSIALGLVFTDWLPWGRGTWRLQVLPRAGVAASPLLGIVFGLGWTPCIGPALSVVLTLALNEGTALRGAVLAFAYALGLGLPFIVAGLAFDRLGGTLGWVRRHHRAIQVTGGVTMMVIGVLLITGWWDIAMAGVRQWASSFALPV; translated from the coding sequence GTGATCCCGCTGGAGTTGGGCGACTGGATCCGCCAGGCTGTGGGCGGCTCGGTCGCATTGGGTTTGCCGATCGCGCTCCTCGCCGGGCTGGTGTCGTTCTTCTCACCGTGCGTGCTGCCGCTGCTGCCTGGCTACCTGTCGTACGCCACCGGGATGGGGGCTGCGGACATCACTACCGGCCAGAGCGCGAAAGGGGTGGCCGGGCGGGGTCGCGTACTGCTCGGGACGCTGGGGTTCGTGGGCGGTTTCGCGGCGGTGTTCGTCGCCACCGGAGCGCTGATGGGTTCGGTGGGTGCCGCGCTCTTCGCGTGGCAGCGGCCATTGATGGTGGCTGCCGGCGTGTTGAGCATCGCCCTGGGATTAGTGTTCACCGACTGGCTGCCGTGGGGTCGCGGGACGTGGCGGCTGCAAGTGCTCCCCCGAGCCGGCGTGGCGGCGTCGCCGCTGCTGGGAATCGTGTTCGGGCTGGGGTGGACGCCATGTATCGGCCCGGCGCTATCGGTCGTGCTCACGTTGGCCCTGAACGAGGGCACTGCGCTGCGCGGCGCCGTGCTTGCCTTCGCTTACGCGCTCGGCCTCGGGCTGCCGTTCATTGTCGCTGGACTGGCCTTCGACCGGCTGGGCGGCACGCTGGGCTGGGTGCGCCGCCACCATCGTGCCATTCAGGTCACCGGCGGGGTGACCATGATGGTGATCGGGGTGCTGCTGATCACCGGCTGGTGGGACATCGCAATGGCCGGTGTACGGCAGTGGGCGAGCAGTTTTGCACTGCCGGTCTGA
- a CDS encoding IS256 family transposase, with product MTMAISPERAERRRAQKELADQLKASGAMDEIFAKIDAGEPLTGEGGLLGSMLKATLERGLEVELTDHLGYERGDPAAAMFDNSRNGTSSKTVTTEVGDIELAVPRDRQGSFTPMLVAKGQRRLDGIDGMIISLYAGGMTIRDIQHHLASTLGTELSHETISKITDQIAEEVLAWQTRPLEALYPVIYLDAIVVKVRDGGHVRNKAAHIAVGVDLDGVKHVLGIWVQTTEGAKFWASVCAELANRGVRDVLIVCCDGLTGFPDAIAATWPYATVQTCVVHLIRASMRFVAYGDRKAVAAALKPIYTAANDDAALEALAAFEDSSLGRKYPATVKTFTDAWERFTPFLAFPPELRRVIYTTNAIESLNYQLRKVTKNRGHFPNDAAVVKLLWLAICNIEDKRARDRAKEKGLPAGRRKASGRLVEGQIVTNWKAALGQLAIAYPDRINPYL from the coding sequence ATGACTATGGCTATTAGCCCGGAACGTGCTGAGCGGCGTCGGGCTCAGAAGGAGCTCGCTGACCAGTTGAAGGCGTCCGGGGCGATGGATGAGATCTTCGCCAAGATCGATGCTGGTGAGCCGTTGACCGGTGAGGGTGGCCTGTTGGGCAGCATGCTGAAGGCCACCTTGGAGCGGGGCTTGGAGGTCGAGCTGACCGACCACCTGGGCTACGAACGTGGGGACCCGGCGGCGGCGATGTTCGACAACTCCCGCAACGGCACCAGCTCCAAGACCGTGACGACCGAGGTCGGAGACATCGAGTTGGCCGTGCCGCGGGACCGGCAGGGCTCGTTCACCCCGATGCTGGTCGCGAAGGGCCAGCGCCGCCTGGACGGCATCGATGGGATGATCATCAGCTTGTACGCCGGCGGGATGACGATCCGTGACATCCAGCACCACCTGGCCTCGACGCTGGGTACCGAGTTGTCGCACGAGACGATCAGCAAGATCACCGATCAGATCGCCGAGGAAGTCCTGGCCTGGCAAACCCGGCCGCTGGAAGCGTTGTACCCGGTGATCTACCTCGACGCGATCGTGGTGAAGGTCCGCGACGGCGGGCACGTGCGGAACAAGGCCGCTCACATCGCGGTCGGCGTCGACCTCGATGGCGTCAAGCACGTCCTGGGGATCTGGGTCCAAACCACCGAAGGGGCGAAGTTCTGGGCGTCGGTGTGCGCCGAGCTCGCCAACCGCGGGGTGCGTGACGTGCTGATCGTGTGCTGCGACGGGCTGACCGGGTTCCCCGACGCGATCGCGGCAACCTGGCCGTACGCGACCGTGCAAACCTGCGTGGTGCACCTCATCCGCGCGTCGATGCGGTTCGTCGCCTACGGCGACCGCAAAGCCGTTGCCGCAGCGTTGAAGCCGATCTACACCGCCGCGAACGACGACGCCGCGCTGGAAGCCCTGGCCGCGTTCGAGGACAGCAGCCTGGGCCGTAAGTACCCGGCGACCGTGAAGACGTTCACCGACGCGTGGGAACGGTTCACACCGTTCCTGGCGTTCCCGCCCGAACTGCGCCGGGTCATCTACACCACGAACGCGATCGAGTCGCTGAACTACCAGCTCCGCAAGGTCACCAAGAACCGCGGACACTTCCCCAACGACGCCGCCGTGGTCAAGCTGCTCTGGCTGGCGATCTGCAACATCGAGGACAAACGCGCCCGCGACCGCGCCAAAGAGAAAGGCCTACCCGCCGGCAGGCGCAAAGCATCCGGCAGGCTCGTCGAAGGCCAGATCGTCACCAACTGGAAAGCCGCCCTCGGCCAACTCGCCATCGCCTACCCCGACCGCATCAACCCCTACCTGTAA
- a CDS encoding metal-dependent transcriptional regulator, producing the protein MKRSPATRMVEDYVTLIWKAHEWPGGEPSTTDLAAQLGVTPSTVSANLKRLARDGLISYEPYGPIELTDDGRAIAIDIVRRHRIVETYLVEHLELSWDQVHDEANHLEHAVSDLVLDRMDAALGHPTHDPHGAPIPDPDGRIPPDHSQALNEAEPGTSVQVLRVSDRSPDILRYLTGHGISVGTRLTVTDVSPAAAAVRVTVDDTTIDLGLPAAIAVRVSPRTDPEAHTPGPA; encoded by the coding sequence ATGAAGCGCTCTCCTGCCACCCGCATGGTCGAGGACTATGTAACGCTGATCTGGAAAGCCCACGAATGGCCTGGCGGGGAGCCCTCTACAACAGACCTAGCCGCCCAACTCGGCGTGACTCCCTCGACCGTCTCGGCCAACCTAAAACGACTCGCCCGCGACGGACTCATCTCCTACGAGCCTTACGGCCCAATCGAGTTGACCGACGACGGGCGCGCAATCGCGATAGACATCGTTCGACGACACCGAATCGTGGAGACCTATCTCGTCGAGCATCTAGAGCTGTCCTGGGACCAGGTCCACGACGAGGCGAACCACCTGGAGCACGCCGTTTCCGACCTCGTACTGGACCGCATGGACGCCGCACTCGGGCACCCCACCCACGACCCCCACGGAGCCCCGATCCCCGACCCTGACGGACGGATCCCGCCCGATCACAGCCAAGCTCTCAACGAGGCCGAACCCGGCACCTCCGTGCAAGTGCTGCGCGTCTCGGATCGCTCGCCCGACATCCTCCGCTACCTCACCGGACACGGAATCTCGGTCGGTACCAGACTTACCGTCACCGACGTCAGCCCCGCGGCTGCGGCCGTCCGGGTCACCGTCGACGACACTACGATCGACCTCGGCCTCCCGGCCGCCATTGCAGTACGCGTCAGCCCCCGAACAGACCCAGAAGCACACACCCCTGGTCCCGCCTAG